A section of the Humulus lupulus chromosome 2, drHumLupu1.1, whole genome shotgun sequence genome encodes:
- the LOC133819767 gene encoding uncharacterized protein LOC133819767, translating into MAGIDVSKYAHSPVHKAIAMRDYAGLRRILASLPRLCNPSEVRTEAISLAEEEKAEAISAAIDRRDVPNRDTPLHLAVKLGDLTSTEMLMVAGADWSLQNESGWSALQEAICNREEAIAMCIVRHYQPLAWAKWCRRLPRLVGAMRRMRDFYMEITFHFESSVIPFISRIAPSDTYKIWKRGANLRADMTLAGFDGFRIQRSDQSIVFLGDGSEDGKVPPGSLCMISHKDKEVMNALDGAGSPATEEEVRQEVVAMSQTNIFRPGIDVTQAVLLPQLTWRRQEKTEMVGAWRAKVYDMHNVVVSIKSRRVPGAMTDDEFFSSCNDNGPDSEEIDDILTEEEKRQLEVALKLDSSELPVENGDGIIGHRHSCYEQRDINIEEVNGCRTVEIKQEKKGWFGGWRKKDTKIEGPKKIAPPRNSLCVEEKVSDLLGDSPSRNQIKPGRHSVEIHMRGDEHRRVRDTKASSSTTTSSENRNRHKDAGRENEYKKGLRPILWLSPNFPLQTEELLPLLDILANKVKAIRRLRELLTTKLPLGTFPVKVAIPVVPTIRVMVTFTKFEELAPVDEFSTPPSSPSAVGRESPAASQPSSSSWFQWIKAPLHRSTSSNAMSSSRIETIQDPFAIPSEYTWVTAEAKKKKMQERSKSKKAKSQNQ; encoded by the exons ATGGCTGGTATTGATGTTTCGAAGTATGCTCATAGCCCTGTTCATAAGGCCATAGCCATGAGGGACTATGCCGGTCTCAGGAGGATACTGGCTAGTTTACCACGTCTTTGTAACCCATCTGAGGTTCGTACAGAGGCCATTTCTTTAGCTGAGGAAGAGAAGGCTGAGGCTATTTCTGCTGCTATTGATCGCCGGGATGTTCCTAACCGTGACACACCTCTTCACTTGGCTGTAAAGCTTGGTGACCTGACTTCTACCGAAATGCTCATGGTTGCCGGCGCAGATTGGAGCTTGCAGAATGAAAGTGGTTGGAGTGCACTACAGGAAGCTATCTGCAATAGGGAAGAAGCTATTGCCATGTGTATAGTTAGGCATTACCAGCCTCTGGCTTGGGCAAAATGGTGTAGAAGGTTGCCCCGATTGGTGGGGGCTATGAGAAGGATGAGGGACTTTTATATGGAAATTACATTTCATTTTGAGAGTTCTGTAATCCCTTTCATTTCTAGGATTGCCCCTTCTGACACTTACAAGATTTGGAAAAGGGGTGCAAATTTGAGAGCAGATATGACTTTGGCAGGTTTTGATGGATTTAGGATTCAACGTTCCGATCAGAGTATTGTTTTCCTTGGTGATGGTTCTGAAGATGGCAAAGTCCCTCCTGGATCACTCTGTATGATCTCACACAAGGATAAGGAGGTGATGAATGCTTTGGATGGTGCTGGTTCACCAGCAACTGAAGAAGAGGTTCGCCAAGAAGTGGTAGCAATGTCCCAAACTAACATCTTCAGGCCCGGGATTGATGTAACTCAGGCAGTTCTTTTGCCTCAGTTGACTTGGAGGCGACAAGAGAAAACAGAGATGGTTGGAGCATGGAGGGCAAAAGTGTATGATATGCATAATGTAGTTGTGAGCATAAAATCTAGGAGGGTTCCGGGGGCTATGACCGATGATGAGTTTTTCTCATCTTGCAATGACAATGGACCAGATAGTGAGGAGATTGATGATATTTTGACTGAGGAGGAGAAGAGACAACTTGAGGTTGCACTTAAGTTGGATTCCTCAGAATTGCCTGTTGAGAATGGTGATGGGATTATTGGGCATCGCCATAGCTGTTATGAGCAGAGGGATATCAATATAGAAGAAGTCAATGGTTGTAGAACTGTAGAGAttaaacaagaaaagaaaggaTGGTTTGGTGGATGGAGGAAAAAGGATACTAAAATTGAAGGGCCAAAAAAAATTGCCCCTCCAAGAAATTCTCTTTGTGTAGAGGAGAAGGTGAGTGATCTGCTTGGGGATTCTCCATCTAGAAATCAGATTAAGCCAGGTAGACATTCTGTGGAGATTCATATGAGGGGGGATGAGCACCGAAGAGTGAGGGATACCAAAGCTTCGTCTTCCACAACCACAAGTTCTGAGAACAGAAATCGCCACAAGGATGCAGGTCGGGAGAATGAGTATAAAAAGGGATTGAGGCCTATCCTCTGGCTTTCTCCAAACTTTCCACTTCAGACAGAGGAGCTATTGCCATTGCTTGATATCCTAGCGAACAAGGTTAAGGCAATCCGTCGATTGAGGGAACTTCTAACAACAAAACTTCCTTTGGGAACCTTCCCTGTCAAG GTTGCCATTCCCGTTGTTCCTACCATCAGAGTAATGGTGACTTTCACAAAGTTTGAAGAGTTGGCACCGGTGGATGAATTCTCAACGCCCCCGTCAAGCCCTTCTGCTGTTGGCAGAGAGAGCCCAGCTGCATCGCAGCCTTCCAGTTCATCCTGGTTTCAGTGGATAAAAGCTCCTTTACACCGCTCTACCTCATCCAACGCCATGTCCAGCAGTAGGATAGAAACTATCCAAGATCCGTTTGCAATTCCCTCAGAGTACACTTGGGTTACAGCTgaagccaaaaagaagaagatgCAAGAGAGGAGCAAGTCAAAGAAAGCAAAGAGTCAAAACCAATGA
- the LOC133819766 gene encoding chalcone synthase H3 — MVTVEEVRKAQRAEGPATILAIGTATPANCILQSEYPDYYFRITNSEHKTELKEKFKRMCDKSMIRKRYMHLTEEILKENPNLCAYEAPSLDARQDMVVVEVPKLGKEAATKAIKEWGQPKSKITHVVFCTTSGVDMPGADYQLTKLLGLRPSVKRLMMYQQGCFAGGTVLRVAKDLAENNKGARVLVVCSEITAVTFRGPNDTHLDSLVGQALFGDGSAALIIGADPIPEIEKPIFELVSAAQTILPDSDGAIDGHLREVGLTFHLLKDVPGLISKNIEKSLVEAFKPLGISDWNSLFWIAHPGGPAILDQVESKLALKPEKLRATRHVLGEYGNMSSACVLFILDEMRRKCAEDGLKTTGEGLEWGVLFGFGPGLTVETVVLHSVGI; from the exons ATGGTTACCGTCGAGGAAGTTCGCAAGGCTCAAAGGGCTGAGGGCCCCGCTACCATCTTGGCCATCGGCACGGCCACTCCGGCCAACTGTATCCTCCAGAGTGAGTACCCGGATTACTACTTCCGCATCACCAACAGCGAGCACAAAACTGAGCTCAAGGAAAAGTTCAAGCGCATGT GTGATAAATCCATGATTAGAAAGCGTTACATGCACTTAACTGAGGAGATCCTTAAGGAGAATCCAAATCTTTGTGCCTACGAGGCACCATCGTTGGATGCCAGACAAGACATGGTGGTGGTCGAGGTGCCTAAGTTGGGCAAAGAGGCTGCTACCAAGGCCATCAAGGAATGGGGTCAGCCCAAGTCGAAGATCACCCACGTGGTCTTTTGCACCACCAGTGGTGTCGACATGCCTGGAGCTGACTACCAGCTCACCAAGCTATTGGGGCTTCGACCCTCGGTCAAGCGTTTGATGATGTACCAACAAGGATGTTTCGCCGGTGGCACGGTCCTCAGAGTCGCCAAGGACTTGGCCGAGAACAACAAGGGTGCTCGTGTTTTGGTCGTCTGTTCTGAGATCACTGCCGTCACTTTCCGTGGTCCTAACGACACCCACCTCGACAGTCTCGTGGGCCAGGCCCTTTTCGGTGATGGTTCGGCTGCTCTCATCATTGGTGCTGACCCAATTCCAGAGATCGAAAAGCCCATTTTCGAGTTGGTCTCGGCGGCCCAAACAATCCTTCCTGATAGTGATGGTGCCATCGATGGGCATCTACGTGAAGTTGGGCTCACATTTCATCTCCTCAAGGATGTTCCTGGGCTTATTTCGAAGAACATTGAGAAGAGCTTAGTCGAGGCCTTTAAGCCTTTGGGTATCTCTGATTGGAACTCACTTTTCTGGATCGCACACCCTGGTGGCCCAGCTATTTTGGACCAAGTAGAGTCCAAATTGGCCCTCAAGCCCGAGAAACTACGAGCCACTAGACACGTGCTCGGTGAGTATGGTAACATGTCAAGTGCTTGTGTGTTGTTCATTTTGGATGAGATGAGAAGGAAGTGTGCTGAGGATGGGCTCAAGACCACTGGAGAAGGACTCGAATGGGGTGTGTTGTTTGGGTTTGGGCCTGGGCTTACTGTTGAGACCGTTGTGCTTCACAGTGTGGGTATTTAG